In Streptomyces seoulensis, the following are encoded in one genomic region:
- the opcA gene encoding glucose-6-phosphate dehydrogenase assembly protein OpcA, whose protein sequence is MKIDLTDTTASKINKALVEGRRAIGTPAVGMVLTMVIVTDEENAYDAIKAAEEASHEHPSRTLVVIKRHARLRDRTGSRLDAEVRVGSEAGAGETVVLRTYGEVSDHAGSVVLPLLLPDAPVVVWWPVDAPEAPAKDSLGALAQRRITDLYAVDNPLEVLDTRARTYAPGDTDLAWTRLTPWRSMLAAALDQARVRVTSAAVEAEADNPSAELLARWLEARLHVKVDRVVSEGPVVTAVRLGTDEGEIVIDRPDGPLATLTLPGQPSRTLALKVRPTSELIAEELRRLDADEMYAIALTGEAPKENA, encoded by the coding sequence ATGAAGATCGACCTGACCGACACCACGGCAAGCAAGATCAACAAGGCGTTGGTGGAGGGCCGCCGCGCCATCGGCACCCCGGCTGTGGGCATGGTCCTGACGATGGTCATCGTCACGGACGAGGAGAACGCCTACGACGCCATCAAGGCGGCCGAGGAAGCCTCGCACGAGCACCCCTCGCGCACCCTGGTCGTCATCAAGCGCCACGCCCGCCTGCGGGACCGCACCGGCTCCCGGCTCGACGCCGAGGTCCGGGTCGGCTCCGAGGCCGGCGCCGGTGAGACGGTCGTGCTGCGCACCTACGGCGAGGTGTCCGACCACGCGGGTTCCGTGGTGCTGCCGCTGCTGCTGCCCGACGCCCCCGTGGTCGTCTGGTGGCCGGTGGACGCCCCCGAGGCCCCCGCCAAGGACTCCCTCGGCGCGCTCGCCCAGCGCCGGATCACCGACCTGTACGCGGTGGACAACCCGCTGGAGGTGCTGGACACCCGTGCCCGCACCTACGCCCCGGGCGACACCGACCTGGCCTGGACCCGGCTCACCCCGTGGCGCTCGATGCTCGCGGCCGCGCTGGACCAGGCGCGGGTCAGGGTGACGTCGGCCGCCGTGGAGGCGGAGGCGGACAACCCCAGCGCCGAGCTGCTCGCGCGCTGGCTGGAGGCCCGGCTGCACGTCAAGGTGGACCGCGTCGTCTCCGAGGGCCCGGTGGTCACCGCCGTGCGCCTCGGCACCGACGAGGGCGAGATCGTCATCGACCGCCCGGACGGCCCGCTCGCCACGCTGACCCTGCCGGGCCAGCCGTCGCGCACCCTGGCCCTGAAGGTCCGCCCGACCTCGGAGCTGATCGCCGAGGAGCTGCGCCGCCTCGACGCGGACGAGATGTACGCCATCGCCCTGACCGGCGAGGCACCCAAGGAGAACGCCTGA